Proteins encoded together in one Deinococcus irradiatisoli window:
- the fabD gene encoding ACP S-malonyltransferase: MKIAALFPGQGSHALGMGTDLAAAAPPARQVFDQAEATLPGLLALIEHGPLDALTLTANQQPALVTASLAAYRAWQEHTGLLPFAAAGHSLGEYSAHVAAGTLSLPDALRLTRRRGELMQAAVPVGAGAMAAIMGDPAAVEEVCSALEGVQPANYNAPTQTVISGEKAAVEEASAQLKARGLKAIPLKVSAPFHCTLMRPAAEALAPDLQAAPLGQLHFPVVANVNARAVTDAREVPPLLTEQITGSVRWVQSVRHLAEMGAEVFVEFGPGTVLTGLVKRILPEARTLNVGTLAQVQEFSL, encoded by the coding sequence GTGAAGATCGCCGCCCTCTTTCCAGGCCAGGGATCGCACGCGCTGGGCATGGGCACCGATCTGGCCGCCGCTGCACCGCCAGCGCGTCAGGTGTTCGATCAGGCCGAGGCGACCCTGCCGGGCCTGCTTGCCCTGATCGAACACGGCCCGCTCGACGCCCTGACCCTGACCGCCAACCAGCAACCGGCCCTGGTGACGGCCAGCCTGGCCGCCTACCGCGCCTGGCAGGAGCACACCGGCCTGCTCCCCTTCGCGGCGGCGGGCCACAGCCTGGGCGAATACAGCGCCCACGTCGCCGCCGGCACCCTGAGCCTGCCGGACGCCCTGCGCCTGACCCGCCGCCGGGGCGAGCTGATGCAGGCAGCGGTGCCGGTGGGCGCCGGGGCGATGGCGGCCATCATGGGCGACCCGGCAGCGGTGGAGGAGGTCTGCTCGGCGCTGGAAGGCGTGCAGCCGGCCAACTACAACGCCCCGACCCAGACGGTGATTTCCGGCGAGAAGGCGGCGGTGGAGGAAGCCAGCGCCCAGCTCAAGGCGCGCGGCCTGAAAGCCATTCCGCTGAAGGTCAGCGCGCCGTTTCACTGCACCCTGATGCGCCCGGCGGCCGAAGCGCTGGCCCCCGATCTGCAGGCCGCGCCGCTGGGCCAGCTGCACTTTCCGGTGGTGGCGAACGTGAATGCCCGGGCCGTGACGGACGCGCGCGAAGTGCCGCCGCTGCTCACCGAGCAGATCACCGGCAGCGTGCGGTGGGTGCAGAGCGTCCGTCACCTCGCCGAGATGGGGGCGGAGGTGTTCGTCGAGTTCGGCCCCGGCACGGTGCTGACCGGCCTGGTGAAGCGCATCCTGCCGGAAGCGCGAACGCTGAACGTCGGTACGCTGGCGCAGGTGCAGGAGTTCTCGTTGTGA
- the radA gene encoding DNA repair protein RadA, protein MARVQTKYVCQSCGYQASGPLGRCPNCQAWNSFEEETPALSSKGKALGGAYGGITGGKLTALSTVGRREEPRLSSGILELDRVLGGGLVAGGVTLIGGEPGIGKSTLLLQVADQLSKAGHSVLYVAGEESLEQIRLRADRLGVTSEIQLTRDTRAEHVAALMQEHKPALCIVDSIQTVQIEGDGAAGGVAQVREATSLLTRAAKESGTATVLVGHVTKEGTVAGPKVMEHIVDTTVFLETVGQYRLLRSVKNRFGQAGELGVFEMRGEGLIAVDNPSAAFLAERPVGVPGSVVAATLDGHRPMLLEVQALAARTPYPNPRRVVVGLDPRRVDVVLAVLERRLDLNLGGLDIYVNLAGGLKVPDPGLDLAVALAVYSAVVGKALPGDVAVFGEVGLAGEVRAVQGQARRAEEARRTGYPRLVVPPGLGEGRTGGGVKSVEDALGVVWQAARSAGGV, encoded by the coding sequence ATGGCCCGCGTTCAGACCAAGTATGTCTGCCAGTCGTGCGGCTACCAGGCCTCGGGGCCGCTGGGCCGCTGCCCCAACTGCCAGGCCTGGAACAGCTTCGAGGAGGAAACCCCGGCGCTGAGCAGCAAGGGCAAGGCGCTGGGCGGCGCCTACGGCGGCATCACCGGCGGCAAGCTGACGGCCCTCTCGACGGTCGGGCGGCGCGAGGAGCCCAGGCTTTCGAGCGGCATCCTCGAACTCGATAGGGTGCTGGGCGGCGGGCTGGTGGCCGGCGGCGTGACCTTGATCGGTGGCGAACCCGGCATCGGCAAGTCCACCCTGCTCCTGCAGGTCGCCGATCAGCTCTCGAAAGCCGGCCACAGCGTGCTGTACGTGGCCGGCGAGGAATCGCTGGAGCAGATTCGCCTGCGCGCCGACCGCCTGGGCGTCACCTCCGAGATTCAGCTCACCCGCGACACCCGCGCCGAGCACGTGGCCGCGCTGATGCAGGAGCACAAGCCGGCCCTGTGCATCGTGGACAGCATTCAGACGGTGCAGATCGAGGGTGACGGCGCGGCCGGCGGGGTGGCCCAGGTGCGCGAGGCCACCAGCCTGCTGACCCGCGCCGCCAAGGAGTCCGGCACCGCCACGGTGCTCGTCGGCCACGTCACCAAAGAAGGCACGGTGGCCGGGCCGAAGGTGATGGAACACATCGTGGACACCACGGTGTTTCTGGAAACGGTGGGGCAGTACCGCCTGCTGAGGTCGGTGAAAAACCGCTTCGGGCAGGCCGGTGAGCTCGGCGTGTTCGAGATGCGCGGTGAGGGCCTGATCGCGGTGGACAACCCCTCGGCGGCATTCCTGGCCGAGCGCCCCGTCGGCGTGCCGGGCAGTGTGGTCGCCGCGACGCTCGACGGTCACCGTCCGATGCTGCTGGAAGTGCAGGCGCTGGCCGCCCGCACGCCGTATCCCAATCCGCGCCGGGTGGTGGTGGGCCTCGACCCCCGCCGGGTAGACGTGGTGCTGGCGGTGCTGGAGCGGCGGCTCGACCTGAACCTCGGCGGCCTGGACATCTACGTGAACCTGGCCGGCGGGCTCAAGGTGCCGGACCCCGGCCTCGATCTGGCGGTGGCGCTGGCGGTGTACTCGGCGGTGGTGGGCAAGGCACTGCCCGGCGACGTGGCGGTGTTCGGCGAGGTCGGGCTGGCCGGCGAGGTGCGGGCGGTGCAGGGGCAGGCGCGCCGGGCCGAGGAAGCGCGGCGCACCGGTTATCCCCGGCTGGTGGTGCCGCCGGGCCTGGGCGAGGGCCGCACCGGCGGCGGCGTCAAAAGCGTGGAAGACGCGCTCGGCGTGGTGTGGCAGGCCGCCCGCAGCGCAGGCGGCGTGTAG
- a CDS encoding PIN/TRAM domain-containing protein — MSAVRLLTLLLGLLLGWVLSRWLPPAASPSAQLTNILSLMLAGLLAAFLLSSLAERRWVGVAERLGRWYAAVSPRTVTAATFGLVIALLVSVLLSNLLGSVPVYRWWWNVVITLVLALFFVTFAVRNAEAFSGFGPPPRKKQGGKLIDSNIIIDGRIVDLARAGFLDGELIVPGFVLRELQLLADHGDPQRRSRGKRGLNVLEELRQVANLRVEDWDTPELTNVDDKLVRLARESGAKLMTNDSNLSKIAKLHGLTVLSLNEAAVALRPQLQPGDVLTVTVSKGGQQAGQGVAYLDDGTMIVVEDGQKLRGRPARVVVVNNVQTNVGRMIFAKPDKDGAKEGEAEQPA; from the coding sequence ATGTCCGCCGTTCGCCTCCTGACCTTGCTCCTGGGCCTGCTGCTCGGCTGGGTGCTCAGCCGCTGGCTGCCGCCGGCCGCCTCGCCCAGCGCCCAGCTCACCAACATCCTGTCGCTGATGCTGGCCGGGCTCCTGGCGGCGTTTTTGCTGTCCTCGCTGGCCGAGCGGCGCTGGGTCGGCGTGGCCGAGCGGCTGGGGCGCTGGTACGCCGCCGTGTCGCCGCGCACCGTCACGGCGGCGACCTTCGGGCTGGTCATCGCCCTGCTGGTCAGCGTGCTGCTGAGCAACCTGCTGGGCAGCGTGCCGGTGTACCGCTGGTGGTGGAACGTGGTCATCACGCTGGTGCTGGCCCTGTTTTTCGTGACCTTCGCGGTGCGAAACGCCGAGGCCTTCAGCGGCTTCGGGCCGCCCCCACGCAAGAAGCAGGGCGGCAAGCTGATCGACAGCAACATCATCATCGACGGGCGAATCGTGGACCTGGCCCGCGCCGGGTTTCTCGACGGCGAACTGATCGTGCCGGGTTTCGTGCTGCGCGAGCTTCAGCTGCTGGCCGACCACGGCGACCCGCAGCGGCGTTCACGCGGCAAACGCGGCCTCAACGTGCTCGAGGAGCTGCGGCAGGTCGCCAACCTGCGGGTCGAGGACTGGGACACCCCCGAGCTGACCAACGTGGACGATAAGCTGGTGCGCCTGGCCCGCGAGAGCGGCGCCAAGCTGATGACCAACGACAGCAACCTCAGCAAGATCGCCAAGCTGCACGGCCTGACGGTGCTGAGCCTCAACGAAGCGGCGGTGGCCCTGCGCCCGCAGCTGCAACCCGGCGACGTGCTCACCGTGACGGTCAGCAAGGGTGGGCAGCAGGCCGGACAGGGGGTGGCCTACCTCGACGACGGCACCATGATCGTGGTCGAGGACGGCCAGAAGCTGCGTGGCCGCCCGGCGCGGGTGGTGGTGGTCAACAACGTGCAGACCAACGTGGGCCGGATGATTTTCGCCAAGCCCGACAAGGACGGGGCCAAAGAAGGTGAGGCCGAGCAGCCGGCCTGA
- a CDS encoding DinB family protein → MTLATPHTLQEIGAALGEGEAHLLAFFGALTPATMFGSVGDKWSPDQHLRHLTLTLRRIRQGLAALLPLAAPLPLLERWRVPVKAGGRTYPQLCEDYRTKLAGGAQAPSAYVAPPTPAAQRSAARQDRVVRTFAAASWTLRQALHHPLWSERALDTLKVPHDLLGTVSLRELLFFTVYHNVHHLAGVRASLEHA, encoded by the coding sequence GTGACGCTCGCCACGCCGCACACTCTTCAGGAGATCGGCGCGGCGCTGGGTGAGGGGGAAGCGCACCTGCTGGCGTTCTTCGGAGCCTTGACCCCGGCAACGATGTTCGGCAGCGTCGGGGACAAGTGGTCGCCAGATCAGCATCTGCGCCACCTGACGCTGACGTTGCGGCGCATCCGGCAGGGTCTGGCGGCGCTGCTTCCCCTGGCCGCGCCGCTCCCTTTGCTCGAGCGCTGGCGCGTTCCGGTGAAAGCGGGCGGCCGGACCTATCCGCAGCTTTGCGAGGATTACCGGACGAAGCTGGCCGGCGGAGCCCAGGCCCCTAGCGCGTACGTTGCGCCTCCGACACCGGCAGCGCAACGCAGCGCCGCTCGGCAGGACCGGGTCGTTCGGACCTTCGCAGCGGCGTCGTGGACGCTGCGCCAAGCCCTCCATCATCCGTTGTGGAGCGAGCGGGCGCTGGATACTTTGAAGGTCCCGCACGATCTACTCGGGACCGTCAGCCTGCGCGAACTGCTGTTTTTTACCGTCTACCACAATGTTCACCACCTCGCGGGCGTTCGGGCCTCGCTGGAGCACGCATGA
- the fabG gene encoding 3-oxoacyl-[acyl-carrier-protein] reductase translates to MNDQSTPQRVALVTGAGRGLGKAMALELARQGFAVAVHYGRSAAEAEQLAEQIRASGGAAQTFMADLSQPAHAGKLVEDVAASMGGLHVLVNNAGITRDGLAIRMKDEDWDAVIQTNLSSVFAACRAALKIMMRARAGRIINVSSVVGLMGNPGQANYVASKAGVIGLTKALAKEYGGRNITVNAVAPGFIASDMTAALSEAQTATYLADIPLGRLGQPEEVAALVGFLASDAAGYISGQIIGVDGGLHPH, encoded by the coding sequence ATGAACGATCAATCCACACCTCAGCGGGTCGCCCTCGTCACCGGTGCTGGGCGCGGCCTGGGCAAAGCAATGGCCCTGGAACTGGCCCGGCAGGGCTTCGCCGTGGCGGTTCACTACGGCCGCAGCGCCGCCGAGGCCGAGCAGCTGGCCGAGCAGATTCGCGCCTCGGGCGGCGCGGCGCAGACCTTCATGGCCGATCTGTCGCAGCCCGCCCACGCCGGCAAACTCGTCGAGGACGTGGCCGCGAGCATGGGTGGGCTCCACGTGCTGGTCAACAACGCCGGCATCACCCGCGACGGTCTGGCGATCCGCATGAAGGACGAGGACTGGGACGCCGTGATTCAGACCAACCTCAGCAGCGTGTTTGCCGCCTGCCGCGCCGCCCTGAAGATCATGATGCGTGCCAGGGCCGGACGCATCATCAACGTCTCCAGCGTGGTGGGCTTGATGGGCAACCCCGGTCAGGCCAACTATGTGGCCAGCAAGGCCGGGGTGATCGGCCTGACCAAGGCGCTGGCCAAGGAGTACGGGGGGCGCAACATCACCGTCAACGCGGTGGCGCCGGGCTTTATCGCCTCGGACATGACGGCCGCCCTCAGCGAGGCCCAGACTGCCACCTACCTCGCCGACATTCCGTTGGGGCGCCTGGGTCAGCCGGAGGAAGTCGCGGCGCTGGTGGGCTTTCTCGCCTCCGACGCGGCCGGGTACATCAGCGGCCAGATCATCGGCGTCGATGGCGGGCTGCACCCGCACTGA